Proteins encoded within one genomic window of Gallus gallus isolate bGalGal1 chromosome 1, bGalGal1.mat.broiler.GRCg7b, whole genome shotgun sequence:
- the MFNG gene encoding beta-1,3-N-acetylglucosaminyltransferase manic fringe codes for MGRRLIRGLSGAAVFLVSVTLLSVRHRGAQETSGYPGLRERMLENPERRTHEGPEDSKEGGGTGQRDLQVHSLDKYKTEGNLTLGDVFVAVKTTKRFHQSRMELLLDTWISRAREQTYVFTDEEDDALKRRMGDHVVFTNCSTEHSHSALSCKMAAEFDAFLSSDQSWFCHLDDDNYLNPEALLKLLSSYSAMKDVYVGKPSLNRPIRASETLPNNQMKSVRFWFATGGAGFCISRKLARKMMPWASGKNFLSTSELIRLPDDCTIGYIIECKVGGQLLPNRLFHSHLENLQLIPTSDLMQQVTLSYGVFENKLNVIRLSGPFSPQEDPSRFRSLHCHLYPDTPWCLQAVGW; via the exons ATGGGCCGCAGGCTCATACGGGGTCTCTCCGGAGCTGCAGTCTTTCTGGTCAGTGTGACTCTCCTCTCTGTACGGCACCGTGGGGCTCAGGAAACCTCAGGGTACCCAGGGCTCAGGGAGCGGATGCTGGAGAATCCAGAGCGACGAACACACGAGGGCCCAGAGGATTCCAAGGAAGGTGGTGGCACTGGGCAGAGGGACCTGCAAGTCCATTCTCTGGACAAATACAAGACTGAAGGGAACCTGACTCTTGGGGATGTTTTTGTAGCTGTGAAGACCACCAAGAGATTTCACCAGAGCAGGATGGAGCTGCTCCTGGACACATGGATATCCCGGGCAAGAGAGCAG ACGTATGTCTTCACAGATGAAGAAGATGATGCCCTGAAGAGGAGAATGG GTGACCATGTGGTGTTCACCAACTGCTCTACTGAGCACAGCCACTCAGCTCTCTCCTGCAAGATGGCTGCGGAGTTTGATGCATTCCTGTCCAGTGACCAGAG CTGGTTCTGCCATTTGGACGATGACAACTATCTGAACCCTGAAGCCCTCCTGAAGCTCCTGTCCTCCTACTCTGCAATGAAGGATGTCTACGTTGGGAAACCCAGCCTGAACCGACCCATTCGAGCCTCTGAAACACTACCTAACAACCAGATG AAATCTGTGCGCTTCTGGTTTGCCACAGGAGGAGCTGGGTTCTGCATCAGTCGCAAGCTGGCAAGGAAGATGATGCCTTGGGCCAG TGGCAAGAACTTCCTGAGCACCTCAGAGCTCATCCGTCTGCCAGATGACTGCACCATAGGTTACATCATTGAGTGCAAAGTTggtgggcagctgctgcccaaTAGGCTCTTCCACTCCCACCTGGAGAATCTGCAGCTCATCCCCACCTCTGACCTCATGCAGCAG GTCACACTCAGCTATGGTGTCTTTGAGAACAAGCTCAACGTTATCAGACTCAGTGGTCC